A section of the Clostridium omnivorum genome encodes:
- a CDS encoding glycosyltransferase family 2 protein — protein sequence MQNIDISIIIVNWNAKELLRNCLNSVYDNTKGNYEIYVVDNNSSDDSCEMLKNEFLSKDNFHLIENKDNKGFASANNQAIKICNGKAVLLLNPDTLVSSNVIFDVYNCLFNDKKIGVAGCKVLNTDGTLQLACRRMAPRPLDAFYKLFGISKLMKDNEKFTKYNLTYVSEEEFCDVDSVSGAFLMMKKEVIDKIGYLDETFFMYGEEMDWCMRAKKEGYLVRYCPVGSIIHYKGESSKQLGVKATYEFYRAMIIFYNKYNKSEHNFIVNFVVYVGITLLGCINILKNAIVKEKRVGSKG from the coding sequence ATGCAAAATATAGATATAAGCATCATAATTGTAAATTGGAATGCAAAAGAGCTTTTAAGAAATTGTCTAAATTCTGTTTACGATAATACAAAAGGAAATTATGAAATTTATGTTGTTGATAACAATTCATCTGATGATAGTTGTGAAATGCTAAAAAATGAGTTTCTATCAAAAGATAATTTTCACTTAATAGAAAATAAAGATAATAAAGGATTTGCTAGTGCAAACAACCAAGCAATAAAGATATGTAATGGTAAAGCGGTTCTTTTGTTAAATCCTGATACTCTTGTAAGTAGTAATGTGATATTCGATGTATATAATTGTTTATTTAATGATAAAAAGATTGGGGTTGCAGGATGTAAGGTACTTAATACTGATGGTACTCTACAATTAGCTTGTAGAAGAATGGCACCAAGGCCATTGGATGCTTTTTACAAGCTATTTGGCATTAGCAAATTAATGAAAGATAATGAAAAGTTTACGAAGTATAATCTTACCTACGTTTCTGAGGAAGAATTCTGTGATGTGGATTCTGTTTCAGGAGCATTTTTAATGATGAAGAAAGAAGTTATAGATAAAATCGGCTATCTGGACGAGACCTTTTTTATGTATGGAGAAGAAATGGACTGGTGCATGAGGGCTAAAAAGGAAGGATATCTCGTTAGATATTGTCCTGTAGGATCCATAATTCACTATAAAGGCGAATCAAGTAAGCAATTAGGTGTAAAAGCAACATACGAGTTCTACAGAGCCATGATTATTTTCTATAACAAATATAATAAGTCTGAACATAACTTTATTGTAAATTTTGTAGTATATGTTGGCATAACTTTGCTTGGTTGTATAAACATTTTAAAAAATGCGATTGTTAAAGAGAAAAGAGTAGGTTCGAAAGGTTAG